atttatatattattttcatttaaatttgtttattattatttttactcttttgattccctttctgtgCCTCGCCGATTGAAACACTGAAACTTctgaaaatgtgttccccagataaaagtatcgaacagatttctgcattggttgtaaatctttgcatttcattggccaaacattttgtaaaacttgttgttttgtttgtaaaaaaaatcaaattgtgaaatctcagaatttcatatacatttgtgtatttcatgtatttctgaatttggcgataactatcgagtttttgaaatattctagtttatttattcttttactttataaatgtaggtgttcgtgataattctttctctgtgaactgtaaattggagctaaaatcatcttttctttgaaaggaaaaaattatactccctcgataggacctcaatagagaaaaagtgttgcgatatatatcggaacagttttactgtgctgatatatatcgcaacacttttttttctaatgaaactctatagagatttctgtgttgatatatatcgtaacagttttgtaaaatatcagcacagattttgtagtaataatgtgtgttactatgtttaacatactgcaaagatcaaaggaaaactgccgcactatgcgataaatgaGAATATTACTATAACATCAagttaaagtttgtttgtttttgttgttgtttttgttgggtttttgtttttgttttgggtttaacgccgttttacaaccgtatttaagtcatgtaacggcggacagttcacctaaccagtgttcctggattctgtaccagtacaaacctgttctccgcaagtaactgccaatatccccacatgaatcagaggtggaggactaatgatttcagacacaatatcgttaatcaaatagtcacggagaacatacgccccgcccgaggatcgaactcgcggccccgcaatccgtagacatatgctctacctactgagctaagcgggcgagcttatagtaaaagtacttttaaacttgaaagaaATCTTTATTTGTTTTCTCGGAATCCTGACACATGTTCACAGGCCCTTTTCGTGGtatttgatcggaaagggcctgtcgTTTGTTTATTATTAGtaaataaggatttttttcacatttcattttgacattaaaaacagaaaaaaatatgattgtgTTTATcaattttcgatttttaaatgaattgtcGACAAAATATGAGTCATTACATAAACATCGCTGATCGGAAATGGCCTTACATGATCGGCAAAGGCCTCAAAAGTCGGACAAAACATACTGAtattacaatcgagctaaaataaataagtataaactaaaacatactgataacatgtgtaaatgttgagttctgctcaactcggggctagagaGCATTGGAGGTGGCTTGCAcgtccactaccgtctatgaacaggctcaaccaaaccgaacttgcaacattttcgtttatgtcgtgtttggcgacctgtggttttccacatttttttttttaacaaaaataaaagtatcGAGATAGTATTGCACAAAGAAGAGCATTCAGATATATACATAATAACTATTCTACATATGACAATGACAGTGTCTCAGATATGCAAATTCCACCTGGTTTACGATCTTTGGAGATCAGACGAACACATGCGAAATAATAATGATTTACAAAATTGCCAATTCACTAATAGCTATTCCTGTTCCAgctttttatgaaaagaaaaacaacaaaaaaaaaaaagcccagGAGACTGACTCGTCAACCAAACACCCTGGCCTACAGACAAATCCTTACAGTTTCCAAATGTtacaatttttcctttttttcaagtATCCTTATGGAACAACCTCCAAGCTTGAATCTGTTAAGCAAGCAAGCAGTATGCCAGCATACATACAATAAGTTGCAGCAAGCTATTTTTAACCTAAATTTACTTCTCCTGCCTGTATATCTTACAATCGCAATTGTTTTCAATCTTACTTTCTCACTTTGACACCCTACTGTCAATACCTTTTATAAAAGTATTTCTCTTGCAACGACTGCGCTTTTGTTAATTAAAACGAAAGGGAAAATAGGGGAGAAAGGTGAGATAAAACAGTAAGATAGattacagaatttgtcatggaaactttgGTCATACATCATCACTACAATTTTTGGTCTCAATTTCGAGCTGATCTTGTGTTTGTTTGAccgaaaatatttttcttgcatcaaacatgacacCGACTTTCTTTTAAGCTTTATTCAGCACTAACagtattcttcaagaaaatgcaaattacatttaaaatgagtcctggtgtgtgctgcagCCATCTGAAGTTTctcaattttgtaaataaaaaagaaagtcaGCTATTTAATGTGTTTATGCCTATTTGTCTGATTTGACCAAAAAGGTCACATAGGAGTAATTTGGTCAGTTGACCTGCATTTCGCTGAATACTATTCAATACCACACTTTTCCTTTCTTGAAGCAATGTATGAATGTCTAGTAGAAAATAAGTCTCTGACGGAGTGAGCATCGAGAAACTGCATCAATGTTGAATGTATGACTGATTACAGTGTTATATGTGAAGAAGTCCAAAGTGTAGTTCCATgatgttgatgaaatctggtattaTGAGTTATATGAGGAAGTGGCAGTGATATTTTTGACTTACTTTTaatgcttattgtattgagaaaagatctagttATTTTTTATGTGCGttttatttattgagaaaatgTCTTCATACGTGTAAATTCTAAACGGTTATTTTCATAGGAGCATTTGCAGAGGGTGGTGTGTTTTCTTGTATGTaaaataacatgtcaatattttttatcGTTGATGAGGAAACGTGTTATACTATATTACcatatatatggttttcatatcattgaaatgctctaaagtactgaaaattagGTCTcaagattttttgtttaaatgaaataacgcCATTTTCATGTCAGATATAAGTTTTATTGATGCTTAATTGTGAAGAGGAATGTCTGctgatgattttaagctacgtatGTTATGTGTTTCAAAAGTTGTGTAGAAgttgtttggtaaaatgaaagtgaaaatagaTATTTCTTGATGTCTACCGACGCAATATTTAgagttttcatcacgtgtcttagtcacgtgaccatggtttcattgcattatggtcaactccatatttttggtatttttattgCCTAAagacataactttaaaacaaGGTTAGTCTCgcaagaagtgaaaggctagaaaaaCATGTTAtagattattatttttacatagaatttagaAGCGGGtgcatttaataccttctaaCCTAtaatgaaaaattcgcacttcgttAACATTCTGATCAGAATTGAGTAATAACCATATAACGGCTCGTATATCATAAAGATGAtagatattgaaattttaactttatatACAGTAAAGTTacttacctgtttacctgtttattaaaatctttattaAATGTGTATTGGCAAACATTATAGTTAGTGAAACATAATATGGTACATAGACATACCGGTGCATGTgcataaacataatttatatataaaatcatcTCTTTCTGTCTTAATTCATTAACTGAAAACATTTATCGGAACAATCTGCTTTTGATACAacattgaatatatattaaataacatcttatgaaatatgtacattgtataatacACTGTACATTGCACAAACGTAATGTTTACATCACTAATACACAACACGCTCGTTAAAATGGGATATATAAGTCCATTCATATACTTAACCGACATGTGGAAAAGGCCATTTCTTCTGTTATGTGCTCGGGTTAACCCAAACCTGCATGGTAGTTCCTGATGCATGAGTTGTAATCTAGCATGATATTAATGTCTGGATTAATGTTTCTTCAGCCCGGCGTTTCGGTGCGCGAGACTCTCCTGAGTAATTCATTGACCATTGGGACCACGCTGTCCCGCCAGAGAGAATCATTTATCATGTCTGGATAGAAATGAGTAACGTAACGCCtaatgtaaaataatcaaagattattttaCTTGTTTAACTTGTCAAATAAGGTCAGAAGAACATTAGCGGACATATAACGAGTACATTCTGTCAAGCtgatatatgatgcatttatgttattgtttattatatcaaacccatacgttttatacgtcaaattgtcagacagtgcatataactgatgttagagaattactatatattgctgttttagatatctcggatagtcagacagggtctatgacaGACCAGGTGAGACCTAGGAATTGGTCTCGTAGATATTGAGTtaggttttaaatatgacacttgttaagactttccagattttattaagaagttacaaaatgaattatgaaaattatgcacgaaatattctactgtgtaaataaacatcaaaaacgttcagacgTGTTGTGTTACGTTACACTAATTATGCTTTTTCTAACTACACATAACTCCTTTTTTTAAATTACCACCTCCAGTCCAATTGTAGTGGAAACGGAGATTCGTTTCTCCAAATAGCTCCGGAAACAATCTTTGTACTAGATGCGCAGCGAGATTTCCAGGCCCTGATGTGTCGTTCTTCAACATGCGAAGTTCGTCCGTCTCGATCTGATACTGCTGCGGAATCGACTCATCATCCGTTATTTCTGTAGGGGTACTGGTCTGAATGTTCTGTTGTTTGTTAGATTCCATATTCGTAATAAGGCATTCAAGCAGCTGGTGCGTTTTTCGCTGGTTATCGATGATTGCCTGCTGTCTTTTGTCTCGTGCTTCGCCTTGACGACGCAACTTCTCGACGTCCCGCGTTAATGTTCTGACATGAGCTTCCAACGCATTTAGCTGGGACTGCATTGGCCCCGTCTGTGATGGTCGACCTGTGCGGAAGATGAAGTCCGTTCTCGGCGTTTACGGACTTGATGCTGTTGTGACTGGTGTTGACGGAGCGATTGTTGAAAGCGTGGACGTTGTTGCTGCAGGCGTGGCAGGTGTTGTGACTAGAG
The sequence above is a segment of the Mercenaria mercenaria strain notata chromosome 3, MADL_Memer_1, whole genome shotgun sequence genome. Coding sequences within it:
- the LOC123525611 gene encoding BEN domain-containing protein 3-like codes for the protein MQSQLNALEAHVRTLTRDVEKLRRQGEARDKRQQAIIDNQRKTHQLLECLITNMESNKQQNIQTSTPTEITDDESIPQQYQIETDELRMLKNDTSGPGNLAAHLVQRLFPELFGETNLRFHYNWTGGGNLKKGVMCS